Proteins encoded together in one Telopea speciosissima isolate NSW1024214 ecotype Mountain lineage chromosome 4, Tspe_v1, whole genome shotgun sequence window:
- the LOC122658047 gene encoding pre-mRNA-splicing factor 38-like yields MANRTDPAAKSIRGTNPQNLVEKILRSKIYQHTYWKEQCFGLTAETLVDKAMELDHLGGTYGGNRKPTPFMCLVMKMLQIQPEKDIVVEFIKNEDYKYVRVLGAFYLRLTGTDTDVYQYLEPLYNDYRKLRQKLVDGRFSLTHVDELIDELLTKDYSCDIALPRIKKRWTLESNGTLEPRRSALEDDFEEEEEKEEEDQIMAGLENGSHEKDYYRSRSPGRERDRDRKRDSHRHRDRDYDRDRGRGRDRDRDRDRERDRDRYRIRDEKDYGRDRERERERRRRRSRSRSRSRSRDRKDRGDREGGEHRKRHRSSVSPRRRTDEDGTAREESRKKKEKKEKKDDGTDHPDPEIAEQNRIRASLGLKPLRP; encoded by the exons ATGGCAAATCGAACGGACCCTGCAGCGAAGAGCATCCGAGGGACAAACCCTCAGAACCTGGTGGAGAAGATACTGAGGTCGAAGATCTACCAGCACACCTACTGGAAGGAACAATGCTTTGGACTCACTGCTGAAACGCTTGTCGATAAGGCCATGGAGCTAGACCACCTTGGCGGTACCTATGGTGGCAACCGCAAGCCAACGCCTTTCATGTGCCTTGTCATGAAGATGCTTCAGATTCAGCCCGAGAAGGACATCGTTGTCGAATTCATCAAGAACGAGGATTACAA ATACGTTCGTGTACTTGGTGCATTTTATTTGCGCCTCACTGGAACAGACACTGATGTATACCAGTATCTGGAGCCTCTATACAATGACTATCGCAAACTGAGACAAAAGTTAGTAGATGGAC GTTTTAGTCTGACTCATGTGGATGAGCTTATTGATGAACTCCTGACAAAAGATTATTCCTGTGACATCGCTCTCCCACGAATCAAGAAAAG GTGGACTCTGGAATCCAATGGAACATTGGAGCCCAGAAGAAGTGCTTTGGAAGATGATtttgaagaagaggaggaaaaagaagaggaagaccaaaTTATGGCTGGATTGGAAAATGGGTCTCATGAAAAG GACTATTATCGTAGCCGAAGCCCTGGTagagaaagagacagggatAGAAAGCGCGACAGTCACAGACACAG GGACCGGGACTATGACAGGGATCGTGGAAGGGGACGTGATAGGGATAGAGACAGGGATAGGGAGCGGGACAGGGACCGTTACCGCATCCGAGATGAAAAAGACTATGGACGTGACAGGGAACGAGAAagggaaaggaggaggaggaggagtcgcTCAAGGAGTCGGAGCAGGAGTAGGGACCGGAAAGATCGTGGTGACCGTGAAGGTGGAGAGCACCGCAAGAGGCACCGCAGCAGTGTCAGTCCTCGGAGGCGCACAGATGAGGACGGGACTGCCAGAGAGGAgtcaaggaagaaaaaggagaagaaggaaaagaaggatgaTGGGACTGATCATCCAGATCCGGAGATTGCTGAACAAAACAGGATTCGAGCATCACTTGGGTTGAAGCCATTGAGGCCGTGA
- the LOC122658044 gene encoding probable polygalacturonase isoform X2: protein MKQLAVVLLLFLALGNAGVLDGGWSGGQCDKKITLDPRPHSVSILEFGAVGNGKTLNTIAFQNAIFYLKSFADKGGAQLYVPSGRWLTGSFNLTSHLTLFLERGAFILGSQDAAHWDIIDPLPSYGRGIEHPGGRYHSLVIGYNLTDVVITGDNGTFDGQGSVWWELFNSRSLNYSRPHLVECIGCKNVVISNLTFLNSPAWNIHPVYCSNVQVQNITIYAPSDSPYTVGIVPDSSDNVCIEDSNISVGYDAIALKSGWDEYGIAFGRPTKNVHIRGARLQGSMGSALAFGSEMSGGISDIIVEGIDIQYSFTGIEVKTTKGRGGFMKDILLSYLEMENVYMALKATGQFGSHPDDKFDPNALPVIDHISLKNIVGTNITVAGDLAGIQESPFTSICLSNISLSIISDPATSWFCSDVLGFSESVFPEPCPDLQLSYSNFSSACFSLASCDGYAAVL from the exons ATGAAGCAATTAGCG GTGGTACTGCTTTTGTTTCTGGCATTGGGAAATGCTGGTGTACTTGATGGAGGATGGAGTGGTGGACAGTGTGATAAAAAGATAACTTTGGACCCTAGACCTCACAGTGTATCCATATTAGAGTTTGGTGCTGTTGGGAACGGGAAAACACTGAACACGATTGCCTTTCAAAATGCGATCTTCTATCTCAAGTCTTTTGCTGACAAGGGAGGTGCTCAGCTCTATGTGCCATCAGGCAGGTGGCTTACTGGAAGCTTCAACCTCACTAGCCACCTCACCCTATTCTTGGAAAGAGGTGCCTTCATTCTTGGATCACAG GATGCTGCTCACTGGGATATCATTGATCCTTTGCCATCCTATGGTCGAGGAATTGAACACCCAGGTGGAAGATATCACAGCTTGGTAATTGGATATAATTTGACAGATGTGGTGATAACAG GTGATAATGGAACTTTTGATGGCCAGGGTTCAGTTTGGTGGGAGTTATTCAACTCTCGTTCTTTAAACTATAGCCGTCCTCATCTTGTGGAATGTATTGGCTGCAAGAATGTTGTAATTTCAAATCTCACCTTCTTGAATTCCCCTGCCTGGAACATCCATCCGGTTTATTGCAG CAATGTGCAAGTTCAAAATATTACTATATATGCTCCATCAGATTCTCCTTACACTGTTGGTATTGTCCCAG ATTCTTCTGACAATGTATGCATTGAGGACTCCAACATTAGTGTGGGTTATGATGCTATTGCGCTAAAGAGTGGGTGGGATGAGTATGGCATTGCTTTTGGAAGACCGACAAAAAATGTTCATATCAGAGGGGCTCGGCTTCAAGGTTCGATGGGTTCTGCCCTTGCTTTTGGTAGTGAGATGTCTGGTGGCATCTCTGACATCATCGTGGAGGGCATAGACATACAATATTCCTTCACTGGTATCGAAGTCAAGACTACCAAGGGCAGAGGTGGTTTTATGAAAGACATTCTTTTGTCATATTTAGAAATGGAAAATGTCTACATGGCATTAAAAGCCACAGGCCAATTTGGATCCCACCCGGATGATAAGTTTGATCCAAATGCTCTGCCAGTTATTGATCATATCTCCTTGAAAAATATTGTTGGCACAAACATCACTGTTGCTGGAGACCTTGCTGGAATTCAAGAGTCTCCCTTCACCTCAATCTGTCTTTCCAATATCTCCTTATCAATCATTTCTGACCCTGCCACTTCATGGTTCTGTTCAGATGTATTGGGATTTTCTGAGTCTGTTTTCCCAGAACCATGTCCAGATCTCCAGCTCTCGTATTCAAATTTTTCATCAGCTTGCTTTTCCCTTGCTTCTTGTGATGGTTATGCTGCGGTCTTGTGA
- the LOC122658044 gene encoding probable polygalacturonase isoform X1 — MTFLNPPNLFCYCIFVLVNSLLHQWTLVSRTGTVMRTGIAFVFLPYTYSLPSFQVVLLLFLALGNAGVLDGGWSGGQCDKKITLDPRPHSVSILEFGAVGNGKTLNTIAFQNAIFYLKSFADKGGAQLYVPSGRWLTGSFNLTSHLTLFLERGAFILGSQDAAHWDIIDPLPSYGRGIEHPGGRYHSLVIGYNLTDVVITGDNGTFDGQGSVWWELFNSRSLNYSRPHLVECIGCKNVVISNLTFLNSPAWNIHPVYCSNVQVQNITIYAPSDSPYTVGIVPDSSDNVCIEDSNISVGYDAIALKSGWDEYGIAFGRPTKNVHIRGARLQGSMGSALAFGSEMSGGISDIIVEGIDIQYSFTGIEVKTTKGRGGFMKDILLSYLEMENVYMALKATGQFGSHPDDKFDPNALPVIDHISLKNIVGTNITVAGDLAGIQESPFTSICLSNISLSIISDPATSWFCSDVLGFSESVFPEPCPDLQLSYSNFSSACFSLASCDGYAAVL; from the exons ATGACCTTTTTGAATCCCCCTAACCTTTTTTGTTATTGTATTTTTGTCTTGGTGAACTCTTTATTGCACCAATGGACTCTGGTCAGTAGAACAGGAACAGTTATGAGAACTGGaattgcttttgtttttcttccttaCACCTATTCTTTGCCCTCTTTTCAGGTGGTACTGCTTTTGTTTCTGGCATTGGGAAATGCTGGTGTACTTGATGGAGGATGGAGTGGTGGACAGTGTGATAAAAAGATAACTTTGGACCCTAGACCTCACAGTGTATCCATATTAGAGTTTGGTGCTGTTGGGAACGGGAAAACACTGAACACGATTGCCTTTCAAAATGCGATCTTCTATCTCAAGTCTTTTGCTGACAAGGGAGGTGCTCAGCTCTATGTGCCATCAGGCAGGTGGCTTACTGGAAGCTTCAACCTCACTAGCCACCTCACCCTATTCTTGGAAAGAGGTGCCTTCATTCTTGGATCACAG GATGCTGCTCACTGGGATATCATTGATCCTTTGCCATCCTATGGTCGAGGAATTGAACACCCAGGTGGAAGATATCACAGCTTGGTAATTGGATATAATTTGACAGATGTGGTGATAACAG GTGATAATGGAACTTTTGATGGCCAGGGTTCAGTTTGGTGGGAGTTATTCAACTCTCGTTCTTTAAACTATAGCCGTCCTCATCTTGTGGAATGTATTGGCTGCAAGAATGTTGTAATTTCAAATCTCACCTTCTTGAATTCCCCTGCCTGGAACATCCATCCGGTTTATTGCAG CAATGTGCAAGTTCAAAATATTACTATATATGCTCCATCAGATTCTCCTTACACTGTTGGTATTGTCCCAG ATTCTTCTGACAATGTATGCATTGAGGACTCCAACATTAGTGTGGGTTATGATGCTATTGCGCTAAAGAGTGGGTGGGATGAGTATGGCATTGCTTTTGGAAGACCGACAAAAAATGTTCATATCAGAGGGGCTCGGCTTCAAGGTTCGATGGGTTCTGCCCTTGCTTTTGGTAGTGAGATGTCTGGTGGCATCTCTGACATCATCGTGGAGGGCATAGACATACAATATTCCTTCACTGGTATCGAAGTCAAGACTACCAAGGGCAGAGGTGGTTTTATGAAAGACATTCTTTTGTCATATTTAGAAATGGAAAATGTCTACATGGCATTAAAAGCCACAGGCCAATTTGGATCCCACCCGGATGATAAGTTTGATCCAAATGCTCTGCCAGTTATTGATCATATCTCCTTGAAAAATATTGTTGGCACAAACATCACTGTTGCTGGAGACCTTGCTGGAATTCAAGAGTCTCCCTTCACCTCAATCTGTCTTTCCAATATCTCCTTATCAATCATTTCTGACCCTGCCACTTCATGGTTCTGTTCAGATGTATTGGGATTTTCTGAGTCTGTTTTCCCAGAACCATGTCCAGATCTCCAGCTCTCGTATTCAAATTTTTCATCAGCTTGCTTTTCCCTTGCTTCTTGTGATGGTTATGCTGCGGTCTTGTGA
- the LOC122658044 gene encoding probable polygalacturonase isoform X3: MKRLVVLLLFLALGNAGVLDGGWSGGQCDKKITLDPRPHSVSILEFGAVGNGKTLNTIAFQNAIFYLKSFADKGGAQLYVPSGRWLTGSFNLTSHLTLFLERGAFILGSQDAAHWDIIDPLPSYGRGIEHPGGRYHSLVIGYNLTDVVITGDNGTFDGQGSVWWELFNSRSLNYSRPHLVECIGCKNVVISNLTFLNSPAWNIHPVYCSNVQVQNITIYAPSDSPYTVGIVPDSSDNVCIEDSNISVGYDAIALKSGWDEYGIAFGRPTKNVHIRGARLQGSMGSALAFGSEMSGGISDIIVEGIDIQYSFTGIEVKTTKGRGGFMKDILLSYLEMENVYMALKATGQFGSHPDDKFDPNALPVIDHISLKNIVGTNITVAGDLAGIQESPFTSICLSNISLSIISDPATSWFCSDVLGFSESVFPEPCPDLQLSYSNFSSACFSLASCDGYAAVL, encoded by the exons ATGAAGAGGCTA GTGGTACTGCTTTTGTTTCTGGCATTGGGAAATGCTGGTGTACTTGATGGAGGATGGAGTGGTGGACAGTGTGATAAAAAGATAACTTTGGACCCTAGACCTCACAGTGTATCCATATTAGAGTTTGGTGCTGTTGGGAACGGGAAAACACTGAACACGATTGCCTTTCAAAATGCGATCTTCTATCTCAAGTCTTTTGCTGACAAGGGAGGTGCTCAGCTCTATGTGCCATCAGGCAGGTGGCTTACTGGAAGCTTCAACCTCACTAGCCACCTCACCCTATTCTTGGAAAGAGGTGCCTTCATTCTTGGATCACAG GATGCTGCTCACTGGGATATCATTGATCCTTTGCCATCCTATGGTCGAGGAATTGAACACCCAGGTGGAAGATATCACAGCTTGGTAATTGGATATAATTTGACAGATGTGGTGATAACAG GTGATAATGGAACTTTTGATGGCCAGGGTTCAGTTTGGTGGGAGTTATTCAACTCTCGTTCTTTAAACTATAGCCGTCCTCATCTTGTGGAATGTATTGGCTGCAAGAATGTTGTAATTTCAAATCTCACCTTCTTGAATTCCCCTGCCTGGAACATCCATCCGGTTTATTGCAG CAATGTGCAAGTTCAAAATATTACTATATATGCTCCATCAGATTCTCCTTACACTGTTGGTATTGTCCCAG ATTCTTCTGACAATGTATGCATTGAGGACTCCAACATTAGTGTGGGTTATGATGCTATTGCGCTAAAGAGTGGGTGGGATGAGTATGGCATTGCTTTTGGAAGACCGACAAAAAATGTTCATATCAGAGGGGCTCGGCTTCAAGGTTCGATGGGTTCTGCCCTTGCTTTTGGTAGTGAGATGTCTGGTGGCATCTCTGACATCATCGTGGAGGGCATAGACATACAATATTCCTTCACTGGTATCGAAGTCAAGACTACCAAGGGCAGAGGTGGTTTTATGAAAGACATTCTTTTGTCATATTTAGAAATGGAAAATGTCTACATGGCATTAAAAGCCACAGGCCAATTTGGATCCCACCCGGATGATAAGTTTGATCCAAATGCTCTGCCAGTTATTGATCATATCTCCTTGAAAAATATTGTTGGCACAAACATCACTGTTGCTGGAGACCTTGCTGGAATTCAAGAGTCTCCCTTCACCTCAATCTGTCTTTCCAATATCTCCTTATCAATCATTTCTGACCCTGCCACTTCATGGTTCTGTTCAGATGTATTGGGATTTTCTGAGTCTGTTTTCCCAGAACCATGTCCAGATCTCCAGCTCTCGTATTCAAATTTTTCATCAGCTTGCTTTTCCCTTGCTTCTTGTGATGGTTATGCTGCGGTCTTGTGA